A stretch of DNA from Coccidioides posadasii str. Silveira chromosome 1, complete sequence:
ATCCGCGGTCTCATTTCacatttctcaactatctaCACACGAAAGGCAGGTTGGTCCACTTCACCAATCTCTCGACCCATACGCCCTTCCGCGAAGAGTTTAATGATTATATGAAATGGTGTGCTTCGCACTTTGCCGATTGGGTGCAGTATGACCAGGAGGTTATGAGTGTAACGGCCGTTAATTCGCAGCCCGGCTGGCCTGCCGAGCTATTCAGGATCGTTGTCGGCGACCGACGCTCTGGAGAAGTGAGAGAGCTTTACACAAAGCATGTCGTGGTAGCTACTGGTGGCGAACCAGCAGTTCCTCAGTTCCTTCCACAAGAATGCCTCTATAATACTGTTATCCATTCATCGGGTTACCTTAATTCTATTACTGAACTCTTGAAACACGAGGCCGCTGAGTATCGCGTTGCGGTTGTTGGTGGAGGACAAAGTGCGGCAGAAATATGCGAAGACCTTTCATCAAGATATCCAAGGTCTAAAATCAGTCTAATTGCCAGAGGTGCATCCTTGCGGCCCAGCGACGACAGCCCCTTGTGAGTCATCTCTTTCTACTTCCTTGATATGGAGCCAGCCCAGGATCTAATTTCTCGCTCAATATCTACTAGTGTCAACGAAATTTTTGACCCTGAGAGCGTCGATACCTTCTATTCTCTTTCATCCTCTCAACGTAAACAACAGCTTcaagaaaataaagctaCAAACTACAGTGTTATTAGACTGCCATTATTGGAGACCTTGTACGAGAAATTGTACCGCCAAAAGCTCCAGAATCCGGATCAGTCCACATGGCCTTTCCGCCTGATAACAAACCGAGAACTCTGTGGTGTCAAACAAGTTATTTCCGACGCCGGAAGAAGTCAAGTCGAACTCCAGTTCAAGAACACTATGACGGGACAAAGTGAGACCCTCGACAAGTATGACTTAGTCATCCTTGCTACCGGATACAAACGCAACCCTTTTACGACTGTTTTGAAGCAGCTGGAGCCAATCTTGGAGACGGGACCTGCCGGGGAACAATTCTGCGTAGATCGAAAATATCGGTTGGCTTTCCTCCCTGGTAAAGTACGACGTGATGCTGGAATATGGCTTCAAGGATGCTGCGAAAGCACCCACGGAGTAAGTTCATTCTTCAAAGGGGTGTTTCTGGTTTTATTGCTAACGATCCGGTCTTTAGTTAAGCGACAGCCTTCTCTCTATCCTGTCCGTCCGTAGTTCTGAACTTCTTGACGCCATACTCTCGAGCAGCAAGAGGTCAGAACAATTTGCAAAgttataatttttctttctttcttgagcGAGTCACTGTATCCTATGGGAAAAGTTAATGCGGGTGAGGGAATAATTTTCTGGTCTCGTTTCAAATGTTTCGGATTTCGAGATTGTTCTCCAACAGTTCACTAGTTGTTTGCGTGCTTGAaagctcttgcttttctCCAGTTAAACATGGTTCGATTTCTCTTCGAAAATACAAAGCTCAAAAAGTACTGTATCATTCCTCACTGCTATTTTGATCTTTGTTCTCCTCATCAGAGAGCTGCCCGGCTGCGTGGAGCAAAAGCCTGCTGTCGCCCCACTGCTGCCCGTCATCATCCGTGCAACGATCTGATAAGACAAGTCTCGGCAACTCGACGTTTATTTCcagaatactccgtacagcgtTGCATACGCCGTCACTTAGTAGTTGTAGTAATTACAATACGCGAATTAGTCATCTGATCGTATTTGGTAACTCTTCAATTTCCTGATCTGATAACCTAAAATCAACCGACAAAAGTTTATTGGATCTGATAACCTTTGTGGGCTCGCGGGATTGGAGGGACGCACGCTCTTGTTATCGCCAAGGATGGTTCAAAACACCTGATGGAACATTTTGAGGCGCTAAAgactttttttctctttccgAACCCGGGCCCATAGTTATCCCCTGGGGTGGTTGATCTGATAAGCCCTGAGTGGGGCTGTCACAAAATGGCTCGTTATTGCGAAGCGGTTGGAGCAACTCGATGACAGCAAGGGTGAAGATGATCTCTGGCGAAGATTGCCGTCGAAATGCCGGCTTCAGCTAAAATTACCGGGAAGTCTGATTGCGCCTGTGGAGTTGCGAGACTGTGCTTCACATCAGCAGTTATTCGACACATCAAGCCTTTGAGTAACCGATGgcatctttcttttccttcctgAGACTCCTAGCCGAGGTGGCTCGTCTCTTCTCCCAATATTCCAAACGCTTCTTGCTCTCGATGATGCACACCAGCGCAAGGAGTCCCATTGCTTCCAGCAGGACGCCATACAGGGTCCTTGTTGCTGGAGGATCGTATGCTGGTCTGTCAGCAACGCTGAATTTATTAGACCTATGTCATGGGAATCCTACTCGTTTCTCTGCCGCTCGGTCTCCAGAGGTAGCAACCTCTTCAAACGAAAGGCTTCCAGTGCAGATCACCATAGTGGATGAAAGAGATGGTTATTGTGAGTGGCTAAGGTCTTGCTATATTTCATAGCAGCTAACCTCAAGTTCAGATCACCTTATTGGAGCACCGCTTGTGTTTGCTTCACAAGATTATGCTCTAAAAGCGTGGAAGAAATTTCAGGATATCCCCGCCCTCCAAACACCCGAAGTGAAATGCGTCCAAGGTCGCGTCATCGCCGTCGATCCCGAAAGCAAAACAGCTACGGTTCTAGAAGCTGCGACAAATAACGAAGTTGAAGAGAAATACGATTACTTCGTTGCAGCAACTGGACTCTCCAGAAGCTGGCCCAGCGCGCCACAGTCATTGACCAGAGAGGAATATCTGTTAGAGACGAGGAAACATATCAAACTCCTTGAAAACGCTCGGGACAAGATTGTCATTATCGGCGGAGGTTAAGGTTCCTGAACCGGCTTTATGTCTATTTATAACTAACATGTAGCTATTAGGTGCCGTTGGGGTTGAAATGGCTGCTGAACTCAAACTTGCACAGCCTGATAAGTGCGTTACCTTAATTCATTCCAGGCCGAAACTCCTCTCCTCAGAGCCACTTCCAGACGATTACCGCGACAATGTCTTCTCGCTCCTCCAGGAATCCGGCGTCGAGACCATAATGAATTCGCGAGTCCTGGAAATTGCACCAGAGATGAGAAGCGGCTTTGCTCCGAGCACCACGCTTAAGCTTGGCGATGGTAGAACCATCAAAGCTAGCCATGTTGTCAGCGCAATTTCAAGATACAGGCCGACCTCCTCTTATTTGCCTAGCGAAGCTGTAAATGAGGATGGCTATGTCAAGATAACTCCAAGGTATAGAATGACAGTCTACATTCAACACGGAAGCTAATGAGGAGGACAGACTGAACCTGGCCACAAACATTGCCAATGCCAAATATCACTTTGCAGCCGGCGATATTGCTCTGTGGTCCGGAATTAAAAGAGCAGGTGCCGCAATGCACCAAGGACATTATGTTGCCACAAATATATACCAGCAAATATGTAGTGATCTCTTTGCCAAAACGCCGAAATTTGTTGAACTTGATCAAGCGCCACCAGTGATTTGTATCGCGATCGGAAAGCAAGCGGCTTCTTGGAGTGAAGAGTACGGCACCCTTTTCGGAAAGGACGTATTGGACCTTTATTTCAATGATGACTTGGGATATAATAGTATGTCGCCTTATATCCGGTTCTGAAGATCATTTATGTTTGCTGACATTGATCCCTTAGTCTGCTGGAATTACATGAAGCTAGGAGAACCCCCGATCACCGAATGATTACTTTTTGAGACTGTTATTTTCAATGGCGTTAGCTAGGATATAATAGGGCATGGAACGCAAAACGGACTTTATCAAATTCGATCGAGTGGAAATAACGTGGTATTTAGGTGTAACTGGATCATAACCTTGAGATTAAATGCAATATATTGGTAACTCCCGTTACTTAGAAGGTCGAAACGTTAGCGATGATTGGAACGATAGGTCTATTAACGTGCACCCTTTTCCCCCccacccaaaaaaaaaaaaaaaagccgaAATCAAATCTAGTCTATTTTGCTGATAGCTTTGCCCCATCCACTGCCTGATGCAAAGCATTTACTCTGTAACTCTCACTTTTATCCATCAACTCACGATGCGTTCCCCTATCGACGCATCTCCCATCCTCAATCAAAAATATAACGTTCGCCTTTTGTATTGTATTTAGTCGATGGGCAATAGCAATGACGGTAATTCCCTGTGCTGCTTTTTCTAGCCCATTCTGCAATAACCTTTCGGACTCTGCGTCCAAAGCGCTCGTCGACTCGTCAAGCAATAGAAGCCGTGGCTTTCGAACCAGCGCACGAGCAATAGCCAAGCGCTGTTTCTGTCCACCGGACAACTGGCTGCCATTCGGACCACAGTACGTATCATATCCTTCCGGCAGCTTGATAATAGTATCGTGTATATTCGCAATCTTACACGCTTCCTCAATCTCGGCATCGCTTGGTTCGTGTCCAGGTCTGGCACCTAGAGCAACATTGAACCGAATACTGCCGTCGAAAAGCACATTGTCTTGAGAAACAAGTGCAATATTGTTTCTGAATTCGACCCCTTCGTATTTAGAGATATCCTTATTATCGATTTGGATAACACCGGAACTTGGCGTGTACATCCGCTCCACCAGCGATATTATGGTTGACTTCCCAGCACCGCTTGGGCCAACCAAAGCGGCAAATTGTCCCGGTTGTATGCTTAAATCTAAGCCTTGGAGTACCTGGACATCTGGCCGAGCAGGGTAAGAAAATGTGACCTGCTTGAATGCCACACTTATCCCGCCTCTATCGGTATCCAAATTTTTCTCTACCGTTAGAGAAGGAGCTTCAATGTCCCTCCTATTTCTACGGTTCTTCGAGAGTTTGCTGTTTGAACCGAGATCCAGGAGGTTCAATATTCTGTTTATCGCCGTGAATGCTCGCGAAACATCAGGGGCGAGGGTAAACATTTGACCCCAAAGCTGGGCACTGACAAGCAAGGCCATAAGAACGATAAAAAACTGTGCTTGCGAATAATCCCCTGATATAACCCGCCTCGCACCCCACCAGTAAGCCAAAGCGTAAAGAAAGTTGCTCAACCCGTACGAGATTGCTAGCCATAAACTCGCGTAAGCGCTATGCTTTGTGACAGCCTTTGTTGGAGCTTGCAATGAGCGGCGATACGTATTAAATATTTCTTGTTCGAGAGAAAATGACGACACTGTTTTGATTGAATTAACAGCTTCGATTGTAATAGCAATTGATTTTGCGAAGGCTTCCGCATGGTGTTGCTCAAATCGAGCAATTTGGATAACTCTCATGGCACCCGCACCAAGCATCAGTGGAACAACAGCCAGGAAAACCAAGGCAATCTTCCACGCAATAATATGCGTCAAAATAACTGCTGTCAAAAAATTGACAAGCACGGAGACGAGATTTCCAACCAAGGATCCGGTGAGTCCTGAAAGTGCATTTCCATCTTTCGTAATAAGCGTGAGTAACCGAGACGGCGTTCTCCCGTTTGATTCATGCCATTGGAGATCCTGTTCCAGGAGCGCACGAAACGAGAGTACTCTGATTTGGTAGACAATTTTTTCTGCAACAAGCCCGAAAAGAGACCAGCTGGCAAAATTTGCGAAGAATTCGATAATAGCCAGCACAAAGAACATCAAGCCATAGAAATTTCCCGCCCATCTTATCTTGCTTTCTCCCTTGCATGGACTCAAATCTCCTATAGTATGTCCGAAAACTGCAGCACAGGCAGAGTAAGTTCCACCAACGATGATTGCCGCAACAAATGCCAGAAAGAGTACGAGAATATATGGTCGAAAAAAGCCCCATAGCACGCTGCATGTTGCACTGAAAGGTCTTTCGGCCCCCAATCCAGCGTCCTCTTCGTCCGTAGCGGGCTCAACAGGATGCGTTTTCTCTGCTATGGCGTAATCCTTGTTTAACTGCTCATCTGCCGTGAACGTATGCTCATTTGACAGCTTCTCTGGTATGTCTTCGAGAGTGACATCGGTGACCAATGAATTACTTGATTGACCGTCCTCTTCAACGTGTACATTCAGATTTTGAAGACGAATCAAGTCGGCATATGAGCCTTCTTGGGCTAGCAATTCAGTATGCGTACCCTGTTCAACAATCTGGCCGTTCCTCATTACGATAATATTGTCTGCATTCCTTATAGTTGAAAGGCGATGGGCAATAGTTACCAAAGTTCTCCCAACTGCCGCTTTTTCCAAGGCAGCTTGAACTCTTTGTTCACTTGCCGAGTCCAACGATGCGGTAGCTTCATCCAGAATTAAAATCTTAGGATCTTTGATCAGAGCTCGTGCAAGAGAAATCCTTTGCTTTTGGCCTCCGCTGACTAGGCTGCCACTAGAGCCCACAAGGG
This window harbors:
- the SID1 gene encoding PAK- GC kinase Sid1 (antiSMASH:Cluster_1.6~SMCOG1080:lysine/ornithine N-monooxygenase~EggNog:ENOG410QEAU~COG:Q~BUSCO:6102at33183) yields the protein METTLKTNTPIRHSPSPSHEGGSMSTGSGSSEPYDIISVGFGASALAIAIAMRDRGVQAKVLFLERQSEFGWHTGMLLPGTKMQISFLKDLATLRNPRSHFTFLNYLHTKGRLVHFTNLSTHTPFREEFNDYMKWCASHFADWVQYDQEVMSVTAVNSQPGWPAELFRIVVGDRRSGEVRELYTKHVVVATGGEPAVPQFLPQECLYNTVIHSSGYLNSITELLKHEAAEYRVAVVGGGQSAAEICEDLSSRYPRSKISLIARGASLRPSDDSPFVNEIFDPESVDTFYSLSSSQRKQQLQENKATNYSVIRLPLLETLYEKLYRQKLQNPDQSTWPFRLITNRELCGVKQVISDAGRSQVELQFKNTMTGQSETLDKYDLVILATGYKRNPFTTVLKQLEPILETGPAGEQFCVDRKYRLAFLPGKVRRDAGIWLQGCCESTHGLSDSLLSILSVRSSELLDAILSSSKRSEQFAKL
- a CDS encoding uncharacterized protein (antiSMASH:Cluster_1.6~SMCOG1175:pyridine nucleotide-disulfide oxidoreductase~EggNog:ENOG410PM7I~COG:O), with the translated sequence MASFFSFLRLLAEVARLFSQYSKRFLLSMMHTSARSPIASSRTPYRVLVAGGSYAGLSATLNLLDLCHGNPTRFSAARSPEVATSSNERLPVQITIVDERDGYYHLIGAPLVFASQDYALKAWKKFQDIPALQTPEVKCVQGRVIAVDPESKTATVLEAATNNEVEEKYDYFVAATGLSRSWPSAPQSLTREEYLLETRKHIKLLENARDKIVIIGGGAVGVEMAAELKLAQPDKCVTLIHSRPKLLSSEPLPDDYRDNVFSLLQESGVETIMNSRVLEIAPEMRSGFAPSTTLKLGDGRTIKASHVVSAISRYRPTSSYLPSEAVNEDGYVKITPRLNLATNIANAKYHFAAGDIALWSGIKRAGAAMHQGHYVATNIYQQICSDLFAKTPKFVELDQAPPVICIAIGKQAASWSEEYGTLFGKDVLDLYFNDDLGYNICWNYMKLGEPPITE
- the ABC1 gene encoding mitochondrial chaperone (antiSMASH:Cluster_1.6~SMCOG1288:ABC transporter related protein~EggNog:ENOG410PJUU~COG:Q~TransMembrane:12 (i37-64o97-118i169-188o194-215i271-295o315-337i742-768o788-815i866-887o893-911i972-994o1006-1023i)~BUSCO:496at33183), which produces MTATNGESSDNSSKAPKSRTRTFTSYLRLFVYADPTFYDILLLLGGVIAAIASGVSFPLLGVLFGQVVDDLNSATCNAGFTSPSSYQSAVNEQVLKVVYIGIAYLILAYISIVCWSLTGERLAQRIRQKYFKALLNQDVAFFDDLPAGAVSSRLNGDIATIQNGTSEKVGLVLNSISFFVTGYVVAFMKDAQLGGALVSLLPAFMLMSLVGSYFVQKYTGRITENVASSTSVALEALSNIMVVHALTANTRLESKFSNSLGRAKIAGIKKAITAAIQAGLLFFIAYSANALAYWLGSKKIADSVASGGTGATVGSTYTVIVILVDASLILSTMAPFFQFFDSASVAFQQLEKDIDRKPKINGANENINQGIPNVVGHIQLQNVSFTYGSRPDKPVLQNVSFNCPEGKQTAIVGLSGSGKSTVASLMMRFYDPDDGCIMIDGHDIKDIGVQFLRSYVSLVQQEPCLLERSIFENIALGLINSPAHSHLRQTLQGAKLSEVAAAIREGQDLDRAAESHGPEVLEIVQLVKNAATIADVSTFVSRLKYGFGTLVGSSGSLVSGGQKQRISLARALIKDPKILILDEATASLDSASEQRVQAALEKAAVGRTLVTIAHRLSTIRNADNIIVMRNGQIVEQGTHTELLAQEGSYADLIRLQNLNVHVEEDGQSSNSLVTDVTLEDIPEKLSNEHTFTADEQLNKDYAIAEKTHPVEPATDEEDAGLGAERPFSATCSVLWGFFRPYILVLFLAFVAAIIVGGTYSACAAVFGHTIGDLSPCKGESKIRWAGNFYGLMFFVLAIIEFFANFASWSLFGLVAEKIVYQIRVLSFRALLEQDLQWHESNGRTPSRLLTLITKDGNALSGLTGSLVGNLVSVLVNFLTAVILTHIIAWKIALVFLAVVPLMLGAGAMRVIQIARFEQHHAEAFAKSIAITIEAVNSIKTVSSFSLEQEIFNTYRRSLQAPTKAVTKHSAYASLWLAISYGLSNFLYALAYWWGARRVISGDYSQAQFFIVLMALLVSAQLWGQMFTLAPDVSRAFTAINRILNLLDLGSNSKLSKNRRNRRDIEAPSLTVEKNLDTDRGGISVAFKQVTFSYPARPDVQVLQGLDLSIQPGQFAALVGPSGAGKSTIISLVERMYTPSSGVIQIDNKDISKYEGVEFRNNIALVSQDNVLFDGSIRFNVALGARPGHEPSDAEIEEACKIANIHDTIIKLPEGYDTYCGPNGSQLSGGQKQRLAIARALVRKPRLLLLDESTSALDAESERLLQNGLEKAAQGITVIAIAHRLNTIQKANVIFLIEDGRCVDRGTHRELMDKSESYRVNALHQAVDGAKLSAK